From the Alphaproteobacteria bacterium genome, one window contains:
- the pstA gene encoding phosphate ABC transporter permease PstA — MLSIYRRRRIVNQINMTASVLVTALGIFLLASILITLVHYGISGMNLALFTQMTPAPGESGGLLNAIVGSTILTVFGIAIGAPVGVLAGTFLAEYGKNSRIADATRFINDILLSAPSILIGLFIYEVAVVPTRHFSAWAGALALAVIAIPVVVRTSEDMLQLVPNDLREAATALGAPRWKVIVLVSYRAARAGILTGILLAVARISGETAPLIFTVLSNQFWSININRQMANLPIVIYNYANSPYVDWRQLAWAGALLITAIILAINIIVRMTLGKQTKRT, encoded by the coding sequence ATGCTCTCGATCTATCGCCGCCGACGGATCGTCAATCAAATCAATATGACCGCGTCGGTGCTGGTGACGGCACTCGGTATCTTCCTGCTTGCGTCGATACTCATAACGCTCGTGCATTATGGCATAAGCGGAATGAACCTCGCATTGTTCACGCAAATGACGCCTGCTCCCGGCGAGTCCGGGGGTCTCTTGAACGCCATCGTCGGGAGCACGATCCTGACAGTTTTCGGGATCGCGATCGGTGCGCCGGTCGGCGTGCTGGCGGGCACCTTTCTCGCGGAATACGGCAAGAACAGCAGGATTGCCGACGCGACCCGGTTCATCAACGATATCCTGCTCTCAGCGCCCTCAATTTTGATCGGGCTTTTCATTTATGAAGTAGCGGTGGTGCCGACGCGCCATTTTTCGGCGTGGGCGGGTGCGCTGGCGTTGGCGGTCATCGCGATCCCGGTGGTGGTGCGCACGAGCGAAGACATGCTGCAGCTCGTACCCAACGATCTTCGCGAGGCGGCTACGGCTCTCGGCGCACCTCGCTGGAAGGTCATCGTGTTGGTGTCCTACCGTGCAGCGCGAGCGGGCATTTTGACGGGAATCCTGCTCGCCGTTGCTCGAATTTCCGGCGAGACCGCACCCTTGATCTTCACCGTGCTCAGTAATCAGTTCTGGTCGATCAACATCAATCGCCAAATGGCAAACCTTCCCATCGTGATCTACAACTACGCCAACAGCCCCTATGTCGATTGGCGGCAACTGGCGTGGGCGGGTGCTCTTTTGATCACGGCGATCATCCTCGCCATCAACATCATCGTGCGAATGACCCTCGGCAAGCAGACGAAGCGGACCTAG
- the pstC gene encoding phosphate ABC transporter permease subunit PstC, with product MAVAEAASNDMKARNNGETERGTGRVGDKVFFGLTFFFAIFVLVILGGIIFSLVQGSAPAFGKFGLGFFTTSTWNPVTQKFGALAPMYGTIVTSIIALLVGIPVSLGIVIVLTELAPEWLRRPISTAVELLAAIPSIIYGMWGLFVFVPFYNNHIQPVLYDLLGSDSGPGVLFGEKSNGGGILPAGLILALMILPFISAVMRDVFETVPPFLRESAFGLGATTWEVVWKIVLPYTRTSVVGAVMLGLGRALGETMAVTFVIGNSNRISASLFASGTTISASIANQLNEADSDIYSSSLIALGLTLFVITFVVLVIAKLMLRQLASKVR from the coding sequence ATGGCAGTCGCCGAAGCCGCCTCGAACGATATGAAGGCCCGCAATAATGGCGAAACCGAGCGCGGCACCGGTCGTGTCGGGGATAAAGTCTTCTTTGGCCTCACCTTCTTCTTCGCAATCTTTGTCCTCGTCATATTGGGCGGGATCATCTTTTCGCTTGTCCAGGGCAGCGCCCCCGCATTCGGCAAGTTCGGCCTCGGCTTTTTCACGACGAGTACCTGGAATCCGGTGACTCAAAAGTTCGGCGCCCTCGCGCCAATGTACGGCACGATCGTCACCTCGATCATTGCACTCCTCGTCGGCATTCCGGTCAGCCTCGGCATCGTCATCGTATTGACCGAACTTGCCCCTGAATGGTTGCGGCGGCCGATTTCGACTGCGGTCGAGCTTCTGGCCGCGATTCCCAGCATCATTTACGGCATGTGGGGCCTTTTCGTTTTTGTGCCGTTTTATAACAACCACATCCAACCGGTGCTGTATGACCTGCTCGGCAGCGACAGCGGGCCTGGTGTGCTGTTCGGCGAGAAGTCGAACGGCGGCGGCATTTTGCCGGCGGGGCTGATCCTCGCCCTGATGATCCTGCCGTTCATCTCAGCGGTCATGCGAGACGTATTCGAGACAGTGCCGCCATTTCTGCGCGAATCTGCTTTCGGCCTCGGCGCCACCACGTGGGAAGTCGTGTGGAAAATCGTGCTGCCCTACACGCGTACCAGCGTGGTGGGCGCCGTCATGCTTGGGCTCGGCCGCGCACTCGGCGAGACGATGGCCGTGACCTTTGTGATCGGGAACTCGAACAGAATCAGCGCATCGCTATTCGCATCGGGGACCACGATTTCGGCATCCATCGCGAACCAGCTCAACGAGGCCGACTCCGATATCTACTCTTCCTCGCTGATCGCGCTTGGCCTCACGCTGTTCGTCATAACGTTCGTGGTGCTCGTGATCGCCAAGCTGATGCTGCGCCAGCTCGCAAGCAAGGTGCGGTGA
- the pstS gene encoding phosphate ABC transporter substrate-binding protein PstS — MKRITMSVLVGAAMLVGVGQARAADISGAGATFPYPIYAKWADAYKTKTGIGMNYQSIGSGGGIKQIKAKTVDFGASDMPLEVKDLDEAGLMQFPMVMGGVVPVVNIKGIEAGQMKLTGPVLADIYLNKITKWNDPAIAQLNPDLKLPDEAITVVHRADGSGTTFIFTNYLAKVSPEWKEKVGVNTSVEWPTGVGAKGNEGVAGSAKQIDGGIGYVEYAYALQNKLAYTQLSNKAGKFVKPEASAFQAAAANADWEKAEGFNLLLTDQPGDASWPITGATFILFYKKQDKPDTAAAVLKFFDWAYHNGAKMAEELDYIPMPANVIELVERTWERDIKTADGKPVFTASMVQN, encoded by the coding sequence ATGAAACGCATTACAATGAGCGTCCTGGTGGGCGCCGCCATGCTCGTTGGCGTCGGTCAAGCCCGTGCTGCCGATATTTCAGGTGCCGGGGCCACGTTTCCGTATCCGATCTATGCCAAATGGGCAGATGCCTACAAGACCAAGACCGGTATTGGCATGAACTACCAGTCGATCGGGTCCGGCGGCGGCATTAAGCAGATCAAGGCAAAAACGGTCGACTTTGGCGCCTCGGATATGCCGCTCGAGGTCAAGGACCTCGATGAAGCCGGCCTCATGCAGTTCCCCATGGTGATGGGTGGTGTTGTGCCGGTCGTCAATATCAAGGGGATAGAAGCCGGCCAGATGAAGCTCACGGGGCCGGTGCTGGCCGATATCTATCTCAATAAAATCACCAAATGGAACGACCCAGCCATTGCGCAGCTCAATCCGGACCTCAAGCTGCCCGACGAGGCGATAACGGTCGTTCACCGCGCCGACGGGTCGGGTACGACGTTCATCTTCACCAATTATCTCGCGAAGGTGAGCCCGGAATGGAAGGAAAAGGTCGGCGTCAACACGTCGGTCGAGTGGCCAACCGGTGTCGGTGCAAAAGGGAACGAAGGCGTCGCCGGGTCCGCAAAGCAGATCGACGGTGGCATTGGTTACGTCGAATATGCGTATGCGCTCCAAAACAAACTCGCGTACACCCAGCTTTCAAACAAGGCAGGGAAATTCGTGAAGCCGGAAGCATCGGCATTTCAGGCGGCTGCCGCCAATGCGGATTGGGAGAAGGCTGAGGGGTTCAACCTCCTCCTCACGGACCAGCCGGGCGATGCGAGTTGGCCGATCACGGGCGCGACGTTCATCCTCTTTTATAAGAAGCAGGACAAGCCCGACACTGCGGCCGCAGTGCTCAAGTTCTTCGACTGGGCTTACCACAATGGCGCAAAGATGGCGGAGGAATTGGACTATATTCCGATGCCCGCCAACGTGATCGAGCTTGTCGAGCGGACATGGGAGCGGGACATCAAGACCGCGGACGGCAAACCCGTATTCACCGCAAGCATGGTGCAGAACTAG
- the hspQ gene encoding heat shock protein HspQ — MRIAKFRIGQLVRHRVHPFRGVIFDVDPVFSNTEEWLLSIPEDVRPHRDQPFYHLLAENAQSSYVAYVSEQNLLPDDSGKPIAHPQIGEHFAGMENGRYLPKKIVPN, encoded by the coding sequence ATGCGGATTGCGAAATTTCGGATCGGGCAACTGGTGCGCCACCGGGTCCACCCCTTCCGCGGGGTGATCTTCGATGTCGACCCGGTCTTTTCCAATACCGAGGAATGGCTCTTGTCGATTCCGGAGGACGTTCGTCCGCACCGCGACCAGCCCTTTTACCATCTGCTCGCGGAGAACGCGCAAAGTTCCTACGTCGCCTATGTCTCTGAACAGAACCTCCTGCCCGATGACAGCGGCAAGCCGATCGCCCATCCGCAAATCGGCGAGCATTTCGCCGGCATGGAAAACGGGCGGTACCTGCCTAAGAAAATCGTGCCGAATTGA
- a CDS encoding CoA transferase gives MAGRQAGPLHGLKVLELAHVMAGPVCGLMLADLGADVVKIERNPGGDDARRMVPPEIGGESAAFMMMNRNKRGIALNLKSEDGKAVLRRLVAGADILTENYRRGVMDKLGLGYERLAAINPALIYCEISGFGRTGPYADRGGFDLIAQGMSGLMSITGEGPGRPPVKVGAPITDITAGILAALGVLAAYVERLKTGKGQRVDTSLFEAGIIHTYWQSAICFATGIAPGPMGSSHPLNAPYQAYPTADGWINVGAANQANWKRLVEILEVPELVRDPRFKENAGRMANLAALDDILARQFRTRTSAQWLAKCEAAGLPAGPVLDVKAMHADPQVRARAMVTEVTHSRLGPLETLGMPIKFSASASGPRHGAPRFGEHTREVLTEHGIDDAEIRRLADNGTIYLA, from the coding sequence ATGGCGGGCCGGCAAGCGGGACCCCTTCACGGTCTCAAGGTCTTAGAACTGGCGCACGTGATGGCGGGGCCGGTTTGCGGGCTCATGCTTGCCGACCTCGGCGCGGACGTCGTGAAGATTGAGCGCAATCCAGGCGGGGACGACGCCCGTCGGATGGTCCCACCCGAAATCGGCGGCGAGTCGGCCGCGTTCATGATGATGAATCGGAACAAGCGCGGTATCGCCCTCAACCTCAAGAGCGAAGACGGCAAGGCCGTTCTGCGCCGTCTTGTGGCCGGCGCCGACATCCTGACGGAAAACTACCGTCGCGGCGTCATGGACAAGCTCGGCCTCGGCTACGAACGGCTCGCGGCGATCAATCCCGCGCTGATTTACTGCGAGATTTCCGGCTTCGGGCGGACGGGCCCCTATGCGGACCGCGGCGGCTTCGATCTCATCGCCCAGGGCATGAGCGGCCTCATGAGCATCACAGGGGAAGGGCCCGGCCGACCGCCGGTCAAGGTGGGCGCACCGATAACGGACATCACCGCGGGGATCCTTGCCGCCCTCGGCGTCTTGGCGGCTTACGTCGAACGCCTCAAGACAGGCAAGGGACAACGCGTCGATACCTCGCTGTTCGAGGCGGGGATCATCCACACCTATTGGCAATCAGCGATTTGCTTCGCGACCGGGATAGCACCCGGGCCCATGGGCTCTTCCCACCCTCTCAATGCGCCGTATCAAGCATATCCAACCGCGGATGGCTGGATCAACGTGGGGGCGGCCAACCAGGCGAACTGGAAGCGCTTGGTCGAAATACTTGAAGTTCCCGAACTCGTGCGCGATCCGCGTTTCAAAGAAAATGCGGGGCGCATGGCCAACCTCGCGGCCCTCGACGATATTCTGGCCCGGCAATTCCGGACTCGAACGAGCGCCCAATGGCTCGCGAAGTGCGAGGCTGCTGGGCTGCCTGCCGGCCCGGTCCTCGACGTCAAGGCTATGCACGCCGATCCTCAGGTGCGGGCGCGGGCCATGGTGACCGAAGTGACGCACAGTCGCCTCGGACCGCTTGAAACGCTTGGGATGCCGATCAAATTCTCCGCCTCGGCGAGCGGCCCGCGCCATGGCGCTCCTCGCTTCGGCGAGCATACTCGCGAAGTGCTGACGGAGCACGGCATCGACGACGCAGAAATTCGGCGTCTGGCCGACAACGGAACCATTTACCTCGCGTGA
- a CDS encoding MFS transporter codes for MNLAEPLPRRLFTATNIFLAFLCAMYFITYVDRVNTATAATDIKVELGLSNTQLGYAFGAFGYAYALFQIVGGWIGDRLGPRLTLSICGFVWAAATILTGFVNGFVSLLLVRFVLGLGEGATFPTATRAMSNWLTKSKRAFAQGITHSFARAAIAITPLVVAWLIVNWGWRSSFIVVGLVSLLWVLSWAWYFRDDPREHKGMTKFELAELPAYRDGRAVDAEPVPWGRLLARMMPTTIVYFCYAWTLWLYLTWIPSFFRVGYNLEITKTALFTFGVTAFGAVGDTVGGIISDWLLRKTGSLAIARRNVIVVSLLTSLCFLLPVLLLKDLTIITVALGCAFFCLELTIGPIWSVPMDIAPGFSGTASGIMNTGSAIAGFVSPIVFGWLVDLTGDWHVPFWGSIGLLLAGAVLAFWMHPERALAGTHTEAISEGA; via the coding sequence ATGAACTTGGCAGAGCCGCTCCCGCGGCGGCTGTTCACGGCGACGAACATATTCTTGGCGTTCCTCTGTGCCATGTATTTCATCACCTATGTCGACCGCGTAAATACGGCGACTGCGGCCACGGATATCAAGGTCGAGCTTGGCCTCAGCAACACCCAGCTGGGTTACGCTTTCGGCGCTTTCGGATATGCCTACGCCCTCTTTCAAATCGTCGGCGGCTGGATCGGGGATCGGCTGGGTCCACGCCTGACATTGAGTATTTGCGGATTCGTGTGGGCCGCCGCGACCATCCTGACGGGGTTCGTGAACGGCTTTGTCTCCCTCCTTCTCGTCCGCTTCGTGCTCGGCCTCGGGGAAGGGGCGACATTCCCGACCGCGACGCGCGCAATGTCGAATTGGCTCACGAAAAGTAAACGCGCCTTTGCCCAGGGCATCACCCACAGCTTCGCGCGGGCCGCCATAGCGATCACGCCGCTCGTCGTCGCGTGGCTCATCGTCAACTGGGGTTGGCGCAGCTCGTTTATCGTTGTCGGCCTAGTAAGCCTTCTGTGGGTGCTGTCCTGGGCATGGTATTTCCGAGACGACCCGCGCGAGCACAAAGGCATGACAAAATTCGAGCTTGCTGAGCTTCCCGCCTACCGTGACGGCCGCGCGGTCGACGCCGAGCCGGTGCCCTGGGGCCGATTGCTCGCGCGTATGATGCCGACGACGATCGTCTATTTCTGCTACGCCTGGACGCTGTGGCTTTATCTCACTTGGATTCCGTCATTCTTTCGCGTGGGTTATAACCTCGAAATCACCAAGACCGCACTTTTCACCTTTGGCGTCACGGCCTTCGGCGCCGTTGGGGATACCGTGGGCGGGATCATCAGCGATTGGCTGCTTCGCAAGACTGGAAGCCTGGCGATCGCGCGGCGAAATGTTATTGTCGTCAGCCTCCTGACGTCTCTTTGCTTTCTTCTCCCAGTTCTGCTGCTCAAGGACCTCACGATCATAACGGTGGCGCTCGGTTGCGCGTTTTTCTGCCTCGAGTTGACGATCGGTCCGATCTGGTCGGTGCCGATGGACATAGCGCCCGGATTCTCGGGCACGGCGAGCGGAATCATGAACACAGGCTCGGCGATCGCGGGTTTCGTCTCGCCGATTGTGTTCGGCTGGCTGGTAGACCTCACGGGCGATTGGCATGTGCCGTTCTGGGGCTCTATCGGCTTGCTCCTCGCGGGCGCGGTGCTCGCATTCTGGATGCACCCGGAGCGCGCGCTCGCTGGAACGCACACAGAGGCAATCTCGGAAGGAGCTTGA
- a CDS encoding aminotransferase class V-fold PLP-dependent enzyme, with protein sequence MTYHSGRHFLQIPGPTNVPDRVLRAIDNPTMDHRGPAFGRMGHELLEAVRKIFKTDGPVVIFPASGTGAWEAALVNTLSPGDKVLMAETGHFASLWFRMAGRLGLEVDLIPGDWRHGVDPAAVEAKLAEDRAKKIKAVCIVHNETSTGVTSRVADVRAAIDRARHPALFMVDTISSLASIDYRHDEWGVDVTVAGSQKGLMLPPGLSFNAVSDKARAAGKTAKLPRSYWNWEEMLASNATGYFPYTPATNLLYGLKEAIAMLLEEGLDNVFARHDRHAEATRRAVRAWGLEILCLEPREYSSSLTAVLLPAGHDADAFRKVTLERYNLSLGNGLGKLQGKVFRIGHLGDFNDLMLAGTLCGVEMGLQAAGVPIKASGVSAALSYLGGNY encoded by the coding sequence ATGACCTATCACAGCGGCCGCCATTTCCTTCAAATTCCAGGCCCGACCAATGTGCCGGATCGCGTATTGCGCGCGATCGACAATCCCACGATGGATCACCGCGGGCCCGCTTTCGGCCGCATGGGCCACGAGCTACTCGAAGCTGTTCGGAAAATCTTCAAGACAGACGGGCCGGTCGTGATTTTTCCCGCCTCCGGCACCGGCGCCTGGGAAGCCGCACTGGTGAATACGTTATCCCCCGGCGACAAGGTGTTGATGGCCGAGACAGGTCATTTTGCGAGCCTTTGGTTTCGAATGGCGGGCCGGCTCGGCCTCGAGGTCGATTTGATCCCCGGCGATTGGCGTCACGGCGTCGATCCAGCGGCGGTCGAGGCGAAGCTTGCCGAGGACCGCGCGAAAAAGATCAAGGCCGTCTGCATTGTCCACAACGAGACTTCGACAGGCGTTACCTCCCGCGTGGCCGACGTGCGCGCCGCGATCGATCGTGCAAGGCATCCGGCACTCTTCATGGTCGATACAATTTCCTCCCTCGCCTCGATCGACTACCGCCATGACGAGTGGGGCGTCGACGTGACGGTTGCCGGGTCGCAAAAGGGACTCATGCTGCCGCCCGGGCTCAGCTTCAATGCCGTGAGCGACAAGGCGCGCGCCGCGGGCAAGACAGCCAAGCTCCCGCGTTCCTACTGGAATTGGGAGGAGATGCTGGCCTCGAACGCGACCGGCTATTTTCCTTATACACCCGCAACCAATCTCCTCTACGGGCTCAAGGAGGCCATTGCGATGCTGCTCGAGGAAGGCCTCGACAATGTCTTCGCGCGTCACGACCGCCATGCCGAAGCGACGCGCCGGGCGGTGCGTGCGTGGGGCCTCGAAATCCTTTGCCTCGAGCCGCGGGAATATTCGAGTTCGCTGACCGCGGTTCTGCTTCCCGCTGGACACGACGCCGACGCGTTCCGGAAAGTAACTCTCGAACGCTACAACCTCTCGCTCGGAAACGGGCTCGGCAAGCTTCAGGGCAAGGTATTTCGCATCGGCCATCTCGGCGACTTCAACGATCTGATGCTTGCCGGGACCCTCTGTGGCGTCGAGATGGGCCTGCAAGCGGCAGGTGTGCCGATCAAGGCAAGCGGTGTTTCCGCCGCCCTGAGCTATCTTGGAGGCAACTACTGA
- a CDS encoding FAD-linked oxidase C-terminal domain-containing protein codes for MHRALGGGTRAIKTRIGDPALAARLRQEIEGVVRFDPFTRGRYSTDASIYQIEPIGVVIPRTEADIVRVVEIAAAEGVPVLPRGGGTSQCGQTVGAAIVVDVSPTLNRVIELDAPNRRAVVEPGIVLDRLNALLRPHGLFFPVDVSTSSRATIGGMTGNNSCGARSIRFGTMRDNVRAIDATLADGTSMRFGELDAAGDPTPAQGRMTAALLDLGRREADEIAARFPSLQRRVGGYNIDALTPRGANAPPINFAHLLVGSEGTLAFSRRIELRLHSIPKHKILGVCHFPTFYKAMAATKHIVALGPDAVELVDRTMIELARDIPIFRPTIERFVRGEPDALLLVEFAGEELDPQIARLRGLVELMGDLGFPGGVVEAIDPAFQRDVWEVRKSGLNIMMSMKGDGKPVSFIEDCAVSLDDLADYTARLTEIFTKHGTTGTWYAHASVGCLHVRPILNMKDAEGARKMRAIAEEAFEIVREYKGSHSGEHGDGLVRSEFHKPMFGSRMVAAFEAVKDILDPKGVFNPGKIVRAPKMDDRTLFRFKPDYVTPAFDTALDWSAWGGFGGAIEMCNNNGECRKFDASVMCPSYRVTMDEQHVTRGRANSLRLAISGQLGPDAFASDALADTMKLCVGCKGCKRECPTGVDMARMKTEFLYHYSKRHGLSARDRLVAYLPRYAPYLARLAPLANLRNAGSFLAELGERWFGIAAARSLPEWRRDIFNVSPVTSPGRDAQEVVLVADTFSTYFEPENAYAALDVLKAGGYGVHVAAARDGGRPLCCGRTFLAAGLVDEARKEANRLLDAVAPFVERGVPIVGLEPSCLLTLRDEMTAMHLGPRATALANCAKLFEEFLAAEMKVGRLDLPLRAIPYKKAILHGHCHQKAFAAMNTVERILRLVPGLEVETVASSCCGMAGAFGFQAETYETSMRMAEAALLPAVRKAGEDTLIVADGTSCRHQIKDGAGREAMHVARVLAMALSPNETVGRDDTKNGSASTPNDGR; via the coding sequence ATGCATCGCGCGCTTGGCGGCGGCACCCGTGCCATCAAAACTCGCATTGGGGATCCGGCCCTTGCCGCCCGACTCCGGCAAGAGATCGAGGGCGTGGTGCGCTTCGATCCCTTCACGCGCGGGCGCTATTCGACCGACGCTTCGATCTACCAGATCGAACCGATCGGCGTCGTCATTCCGAGGACCGAGGCCGACATTGTCCGCGTCGTGGAGATCGCTGCGGCGGAAGGTGTGCCGGTGCTGCCGCGCGGCGGCGGCACGTCCCAGTGCGGCCAGACGGTCGGTGCAGCGATTGTCGTCGATGTAAGCCCAACGCTCAACCGTGTGATCGAGCTCGATGCGCCGAATCGTCGCGCCGTCGTCGAGCCCGGCATCGTGCTCGACCGGCTCAATGCCCTCCTGCGACCGCATGGGCTTTTTTTCCCTGTCGACGTGTCGACCTCGAGCCGAGCGACCATCGGCGGCATGACCGGCAACAATTCGTGCGGCGCGCGCTCGATCCGCTTCGGCACCATGCGTGACAACGTGCGCGCAATCGACGCAACTCTTGCCGACGGCACGAGCATGCGCTTTGGCGAGCTTGACGCCGCCGGAGACCCGACGCCGGCGCAAGGCAGGATGACCGCGGCGCTCCTAGACCTCGGACGGCGCGAGGCGGACGAGATCGCAGCGCGGTTCCCGAGCCTGCAGCGCCGCGTGGGCGGATACAATATCGACGCCCTCACCCCGCGCGGCGCCAATGCGCCACCGATCAACTTCGCGCATCTTCTCGTGGGCTCGGAGGGTACTCTTGCCTTTTCGCGCCGGATCGAGCTTCGCCTGCATTCGATCCCGAAGCACAAGATCCTTGGAGTTTGCCATTTTCCCACCTTTTACAAGGCGATGGCGGCAACCAAGCATATCGTCGCCCTCGGCCCCGACGCGGTCGAGCTTGTCGACCGCACGATGATCGAGCTTGCGCGCGATATTCCAATCTTCCGCCCGACGATCGAGCGTTTCGTGCGCGGCGAACCCGACGCCCTCCTCCTTGTCGAGTTCGCGGGTGAAGAACTCGACCCGCAAATTGCACGGTTGCGCGGTCTCGTCGAACTCATGGGCGATCTCGGATTTCCCGGCGGCGTCGTAGAAGCGATCGACCCCGCGTTCCAGCGCGATGTGTGGGAGGTGCGCAAATCCGGGCTCAACATCATGATGTCGATGAAAGGCGACGGCAAACCGGTATCGTTCATCGAGGATTGCGCCGTTTCGCTCGACGATCTCGCCGACTACACCGCGCGCCTTACGGAAATTTTCACCAAGCACGGCACGACCGGCACCTGGTACGCCCACGCCTCGGTCGGCTGCCTCCATGTCCGCCCGATCCTCAACATGAAGGACGCGGAGGGGGCCAGGAAAATGCGCGCGATTGCGGAAGAGGCGTTCGAGATCGTGCGCGAATACAAGGGTTCCCACTCAGGCGAGCACGGCGATGGGCTCGTGCGGTCGGAATTTCACAAGCCGATGTTCGGCTCCCGCATGGTCGCGGCGTTCGAGGCGGTCAAGGACATACTCGACCCGAAGGGTGTGTTCAATCCCGGCAAGATCGTGCGCGCGCCGAAAATGGACGATCGCACACTCTTTCGATTCAAGCCGGATTATGTGACGCCGGCATTCGACACAGCCCTCGATTGGTCTGCATGGGGTGGGTTCGGCGGCGCCATTGAGATGTGCAACAACAACGGCGAATGCCGCAAATTCGACGCGAGCGTGATGTGCCCGTCCTACCGCGTGACGATGGACGAACAGCACGTCACACGCGGCCGCGCCAACAGCCTGCGCCTGGCGATCTCGGGCCAGCTCGGACCCGATGCCTTCGCCTCGGATGCGCTCGCAGACACGATGAAGCTCTGCGTCGGCTGCAAGGGCTGCAAGCGCGAATGTCCGACTGGCGTCGACATGGCGCGCATGAAGACCGAGTTTCTTTACCATTACAGCAAGCGTCACGGACTTTCGGCGCGTGATCGCCTCGTCGCCTACCTCCCCCGTTATGCGCCTTACCTCGCGAGACTGGCGCCACTGGCGAACCTGCGCAACGCTGGTTCGTTCTTGGCCGAGCTGGGCGAACGCTGGTTCGGCATCGCGGCCGCCCGCAGCCTGCCCGAATGGCGGCGCGATATTTTCAACGTCTCGCCAGTGACTTCACCCGGCCGGGACGCACAAGAAGTCGTTCTCGTGGCCGACACCTTTTCGACCTATTTCGAGCCCGAGAATGCATACGCCGCACTCGACGTGCTCAAGGCGGGGGGTTACGGCGTGCATGTCGCCGCAGCGCGAGACGGCGGCCGCCCGCTTTGTTGTGGACGGACCTTCCTCGCCGCCGGTCTCGTCGATGAAGCGCGCAAGGAGGCCAATCGTCTTCTCGATGCCGTCGCACCGTTCGTCGAGCGCGGTGTGCCAATCGTGGGGCTCGAGCCCTCCTGCCTCCTCACTCTGCGCGACGAGATGACAGCCATGCACTTGGGGCCGAGGGCAACCGCCCTCGCGAATTGCGCCAAGCTCTTCGAGGAATTTCTCGCTGCGGAGATGAAGGTCGGAAGGCTCGACCTCCCACTCCGTGCCATCCCCTACAAGAAGGCGATCCTCCACGGCCATTGTCACCAAAAGGCATTCGCCGCCATGAATACCGTCGAACGCATCTTGCGCCTCGTTCCTGGACTCGAGGTCGAGACAGTCGCGTCTTCCTGCTGTGGCATGGCCGGCGCCTTCGGCTTTCAGGCGGAGACCTACGAAACGTCCATGCGCATGGCGGAAGCGGCCCTTCTTCCCGCCGTGCGCAAGGCGGGCGAGGACACCCTTATCGTGGCGGACGGTACGAGCTGCCGCCATCAGATCAAGGACGGCGCCGGCCGAGAGGCCATGCACGTCGCCCGGGTGCTCGCCATGGCGCTATCGCCGAACGAGACCGTCGGTCGAGACGACACGAAGAATGGGTCGGCATCAACCCCGAACGATGGGCGCTGA
- a CDS encoding GntR family transcriptional regulator, with product MARSDSADLVLVEEMPASPFKRGNFAQVAADRLREMIVEGALAPGSKLRERELCQKMGISRTPLREAFKVLAADGLVVLHPSRGATVSRLRIDEVEEMFAVMAALEALSGELAAERITDEEIAEIRVIHAQMLLHYTRGELAPYFQCNQRIHEKILAAARNPTLASTYRALSGRVRRARYIANMSRARWAQAVAEHEQILAALVARDGANLSALLKRHLKNKGETVRESLLAESPRRAAGGLTS from the coding sequence ATGGCCAGGTCCGATTCCGCCGACTTGGTGCTCGTCGAGGAGATGCCCGCTTCGCCATTCAAGCGCGGCAACTTCGCCCAGGTCGCAGCAGACCGCCTGCGTGAAATGATTGTCGAGGGGGCACTGGCGCCGGGCAGCAAGCTCAGGGAGCGTGAGCTATGCCAAAAAATGGGCATCTCGCGCACGCCCCTGCGCGAGGCGTTCAAAGTGCTCGCGGCCGACGGGCTCGTCGTACTTCACCCAAGTCGTGGCGCAACCGTTTCACGCCTCCGGATCGATGAAGTCGAGGAGATGTTCGCGGTGATGGCGGCGCTCGAAGCACTTTCGGGCGAGCTTGCCGCCGAGCGAATCACGGACGAAGAGATCGCCGAGATTCGTGTCATCCACGCGCAGATGCTGCTTCACTACACGCGCGGCGAGCTCGCACCCTACTTTCAGTGCAATCAACGGATTCATGAGAAAATTTTAGCGGCTGCCCGAAATCCGACCCTCGCCAGCACTTATCGCGCACTCTCGGGCCGAGTTAGGCGCGCGCGCTACATCGCCAACATGTCGCGGGCGCGTTGGGCGCAGGCGGTCGCCGAGCACGAGCAGATACTCGCAGCACTCGTTGCACGGGACGGGGCAAATCTCTCGGCCCTCCTCAAGCGCCACCTCAAGAACAAGGGCGAGACCGTAAGGGAATCCCTTCTCGCCGAGTCCCCACGTCGCGCGGCTGGCGGATTGACTTCTTGA